One genomic segment of Centropristis striata isolate RG_2023a ecotype Rhode Island chromosome 11, C.striata_1.0, whole genome shotgun sequence includes these proteins:
- the LOC131980629 gene encoding transcription factor HES-1-like, with product MPAGNFERTSPSSVAATPTTSGDSTPEKPRSLTESRKSSKPIMEKRRRARINESLGQLKTLILDALKKDSSRHSKLEKADILEMTVKHLRNLQRLQMTAAVNTDPSVLGKYRAGFSECVGEVTRFLSTCEGVNTEARTRLLSHLAACVTQINAVNFYTPHPGALGLGQTGTQIPPTASTPQMPCKSVSAMHASPEAMKLYGGFQVVPTPDGQFAFLVPNAALVPLGAQNSHHMSPVAAPLTSDSVWRPW from the exons ATGCCAGCCGGTAATTTCGAGCGGACATCTCCGTCCAGTGTGGCTGCCACACCGACAACAAGTGGGGACTCCACACCCGAGAAACCCCGGAGTCTGACCGAGAGCAGAAAG TCCTCCAAACCAATCATGGAAAAGCGGAGACGTGCGCGCATCAATGAGAGCCTTGGCCAGCTGAAGACCCTCATCCTGGACGCTCTCAAGAAAGAT AGCTCCAGACACTCCAAACTGGAGAAGGCGGACATCCTTGAGATGACTGTGAAGCACCTCAGGAACCTGCAGAGACTTCAGATGACTG CTGCTGTGAACACAGACCCGTCTGTCCTGGGTAAATACCGAGCCGGGTTCAGCGAGTGTGTCGGAGAGGTCACCCGTTTCCTGTCCACGTGTGAAGGGGTGAACACAGAGGCGAGGACTCGTCTCCTCAGCCACCTGGCAGCCTGCGTGACCCAAATCAACGCTGTGAACTTCTACACACCTCACCCAGGTGCGCTGGGACTCGGGCAGACCGGTACACAGATTCCTCCTACTGCCTCCACTCCACAGATGCCTTGTAAAAGTGTCTCCGCGATGCACGCCTCACCAGAAGCGATGAAGCTGTACGGTGGCTTCCAGGTTGTGCCGACACCGGATGGACAATTCGCTTTTCTCGTCCCCAACGCGGCTCTTGTGCCTCTTGGTGCACAAAACAGTCACCACATGTCACCTGTCGCAGCTCCGCTCACCTCAGACTCTGTGTGGAGGCCGTGGTAG